The window GTCGTCGAGGCGAGGATCAGCTCGGCATCGGCGTTGTAGGAGAAGACGACCGGCTGTCCGACGGGCGCGATCGCCACGGCGACCTGGGAGCGGTCGCGGACCGGTCCCCGGCGGGCAACCGCGGCGAGCCGTTCGGAGAGGGTCATCTCCCGCGCGGGCCGGAAGACCGTCAGCTTTCGGGGCGCCGTCGCCTTCCTGCTGGAGGCGGACTCGGCGGGACCGCCCGAGAACGCCAGCACGGCCACCACCCAGACCGCGCCCCACGAGCGACTGCGTTTACGCTCTCTCGTCGTCACCGGGTCTGATTGTAGGCGACGCCGTCCGTAGAATGCAGCGTGCCGATCCGGGTCGACCTCGCCTCCAGGACCGTGACGCTCTCTCCGGGCGCGCTCCTCGCCCCCACCGCCCGCCGCATCGGGGACGGCCGGGGCGATGCGATGGAGCGGCGCTGGATCGGCCAGGCGGTTCACCGCCGCGTCCTCTCGGACGCGCTCGCCACGATTCCCGGCTACGCGGTGGAGAAAGCCGTCCGCCTCACGTTCCCCGTCGACGGCTTCACGGCGATCCTGGAGGGACGTCTCGACGGCCGCTTCGAGGACGAGGACGGAACGACCGTCGTGGACGAGGTGAAGTCGGTCCACTTCGCCGAGGAGCTGCCGCGCCTGCTCGGGTCGCCGCGCCTGGACCGCTTCGCCAGGCAGCTCCAGTGGTACCTCCTCGCCGTCTCGAGAACGGAGGGCCGCCCCGTCCGAGGGCGCCTCGTCCTCGCCGACATCGAGACGGGCGACACGAGTCTCGTTCCGGTCCCGCTGGACCAGGGCGAGGTCGAGGCGGACCTCGTCGAAAGGGTCCGGGGCGCCCTCGCGGCGTTCTTCGGAGAGCTCGCGCTCGCCGAGGCCAAGGCGGCCGAGGCCGACGACCTCGTCTTTCCGTTCGGCCGTTTCCGCCCCGGGCAGCGCGAGATGATGGCGGCCGTGGCCCGGGCGGTGCGCTCCGGCGAGCAGCTCCTCGTCGAAGCGCCGACGGGCATCGGAAAGACCGCGGCAGCCCTCCTGCCGATGCTCGTGGAGGCGCTGAGGCAGGGCCGCAAGCTCTACGTCCTGACGTCGAAGACGACCCAGCAGGAGATCTTCCGCAAGACTCTGGAGGCGATCGCCTCGTCCTCGGCCCGCTCGGTCCGCCTGCGCGCCAAGGAGAGGATGTGCGCCAACGGCGTCGTCCTCTGCCACGAGGACCACTGCGCGTACGCGAGGGATTACGCCGCCAAGCTCGACGCCTCCGGCCTCCTCGACCGGCTTCTCGCCGTCACGCCCCACCTCGAGCCCGACTTCATCTTCGAGGAATCGCGGGCCGAGGAAGTCTGTCCGTTCGAGGTCTCGCTCGAGCTGGCGGAGCGGGCCGACGTCGTCCTCGGTGACTACAACTACGCGTTCGACCCCGTCGTCGCACTGTCGGGACTGCGCGATCCGGCCTCGCTCGAGGGGGCGCTCCTGCTCGTCGACGAAGTCCACAACCTCGTCGACCGCGGCCGGGCCATCTGGTCTCCGGAGCTCTCCGAGACCGAGGTGCGGCGCCTCTCCGAGGTCATCGGCACGACGAACCCCAGGACCGCGGCGGCGGCGCAGGAGGCGGCAGCGGAGGTCCTCGCCCTCGTCCACGAAGCCGCTTCGGCGCTCGGGCCCTCGAGCGACCCGTGGAACCCGGCCACCGAGCTCGTCCCGCTCGACCTCGACCGGCTCGACGACGTGCGTCTCTCGATGGAGTCTCTCCTCGTCCGCCATCTCGCCGACCTGAGGAACGGGGCCGACCGCGTCCCCGACGACCCGGTCCTCGGCCTCTACTTCCTTTTCGCGGGGTTCCACGACGTGGCCCGGCGGGCCGCGCCGGCGGGCCGCCTCGCCGAGGCGTTCGACCTCATCGCCTCCCGCGGGCCCGGCGGAGCACGCCTCTCGATTCTCTGCAAGGACCCGTCGCGCCTCCTCGCCGAGACGTTCGACGCCGCCTTCGCGACGGTCGGCATGTCGGCGACGCTGAGCCCTCCCGAGTTCTACCGCGACCTCCTCGGCTTCGACCACGACCGGACCTCCGTCCTCCTGCTCCCCTCTCCGTTTCCACGCGAGAACCGCGTCGTCGTCGTCGCGCCACACGTCGACACGACCTGGAAAGGGCGGGCGGCCGCGATGCCAGAGATCGCCCGCGTCGTCGCGGAGATCGCCGACGCCTGTCCCGGGAACGTCCTCGCACTCTTCCCTTCGTATCGCTTCGTCGACGACGCCAGAGCTCTCCTGCCGCCCCTGCCGGGGCACCGCGTCCTGCGCCCGTCGGACCGTTCCACCGAGCTGGAGAGGAACGCCGTTCTCGACGCGCTACGGGAAGACAAGTCGCGGATCCTCCTGCTCGCCGTCTCCGGCGGTCCGTTCGCCGAGGGGGTCGACTACCCCGGCGAGATGCTCCACGGAGTCGTCGTCGTCTCCCCCGCTCTCCCGCAGGTCCGCTTCGAGCAGGAACGCATGCGCCTCTACTTCGAGGAGCGCTACGGCCGCGGCTTCGAGTACGCCTACGTCATCCCGGGAATGACGAGGGTGGTCCAGAGCGCAGGTCGTGTGATCCGGTCGGAGACCGACGTCGGCGTCATCGCTCTCGTCTGCCGCCGTTTCCTGCAGAACCCTTACAGGAAGTTCCTGCCGTCCCACTGGTACGACGAGAGCCCCGCGGAGCTCGCCTGCACAGCGCCGCGCGAGCCGGTCCGCGCTTTCTTCGACAGGGCCTTCGCTCTGCCTGCGGCCGTTTCCCCGGCCGGTGCCCCGCCGCTTCTGCCCGGTGCCGGAAAAGGAAAAGGCCCCGCGCGACGGCGGGGCCGGAAGGTGTCGGAGGAAAACTGAGCTTCAGCGCACGAGGGTGTTGTTGTTGACGATGAAGCGGCGGGTACCGGCCGAGCGGTAGTTCCCCCGCCCGTCGATGACCTCGACGAGGAGGTCGTGCTCCGAGTTGGCGATCTTCGTCGTGTCGAGGTAGAAGCGCCAGCGGGAGTTTCCCCTCTGCGGGTAGTTCGGGTAGATCGCGGAGACGTCGGGGCTCGGGAGCCCGTACTCGGCGTAGTCGCGCCCCGTGACGGCGTCGACCTGCGCGACCCCGTCGATCAGGACACGGACGCGGATGACGCCGTCCAGGTCGAGCGCCCAGCCGAAGACCGGGAAGATGCCGCCGATGAACTCGTAGTTCGACGGGTCGTCCACGTAGCCGAGCGGCGGGGGGTCGAGATTCTGCGTCGCACACTCGAGGTTGACCGGCAGCTCCTTGAGGAGGGTGACGTTGTCCTCCTTGTCGGCAGCCTTGATCTGGAGCATGTGGTTCCCCTCCTTGATCCCCATGTCGGTCAGGAGGTATCCCACGTCGACGGCGAAGAAGAACCCGGCGTTCGCCGACTGCGTGAAGCCGGGGTAGAGGACGTTCAGGTCGGGCCGGTAGAAGCCGTAGCAGTCGACGAGCGCGTTGTTCAGGTTGAACTCGCGCCGGCAGCCGAGCGTTCCGAACGCGCCGCGGGTGTCCTTGAGGACCGCCCCGTCCAGCTCGAGGAAGACGTGCGAGACGCCGCCGCGCTCGGCATAGATCGATGTGTCGAGGGCCCACCCGGTGACGGTCATGATGTACCGGGTGTCCCGGATCTCGCCGCCCGAAGGCCCGCCGGGGAGCCGCAGGCAGTTGCCGAACCACGTCGCCTGCAGGAGCGGGTACTCCACCTCGCCGAACGGCGGGAGGTTGGGCGCGTTGTTGAAGACCTGGAAGCGGCGGGTGGCCAGGAGCCCCTGCTGCCCCTGGTCGTCGGTCGCCTTGACGGTCAGCGTGTGCACGCCGTTCGTCAGCCGCGTCGAGTCGATGAAGATGACGAACCCCGAGCTGGTGGCATCGGGCACGTTCGGGTAGTACGCGGCGACGTCGGGACGGTTCACGCCAATGACGGCCTCGCGCTCGAGGAGTCCGTCGATGAAGACGTCGACGTGCTCCACGCGCCGGTCGTCGAGCGCCCAGCCGGCCACCGCGAGGACCCCGTTGGCGTGGACGGACGAGTCCGGAATCGGGACGTCGAGGACGCCGAACGGCGGCTGGTTCTTCGCGTTGTCGATCCGGATCGTGCGCGGCGCGAGGAAGTAGCAGCAGCCCGTGACGTCGGTGATCCGGACGTAGAGCTTGTGCGACCCGTTCGAGTAGTTCGCCGCGCGGAACGACATCTCGAAGCCGGGGGCCGCGCCGGGCGTCCCCGCATACTGCGGAAAGGCCTGCATGACGTCGGGCCGCGGCAGGTTGACGTTGGCGCCGCCGGCCGGCGTCACGCGGTTCGCCTCGTCTGTTCCATCGACGTAGAGGTCGATGTTCGAGACGAGGTTCCCGTTCAACGCGAACCCGGCCACGCGAACGTAGCCCGAGACGAGCGCCCCTTCCGCCGGGACCTCGATCGTCCCCACGGTCTGTCCGGGACACCCCTCGGTCGGGCAGTCCGCGAACGCGGGTGCTCCGACCGTCAGGAGGACCGCCGCCATCACCGGAAGGACCAGAGCGTTGAGCTTCATCAGTCTTCCTCCCCAGGCCCACGAGGTCTCAGGTTCACGGCTTCCGGCCACCTCGCGGAACAGACCGGGAACCTTGAGAACGTGCGTTCGTTTGCAGCGATTCTAGGAGCGGCCCAAAGCCCTGTCAATGCGGGGGTTCGCGGGATTCTCCGGCGGCCCGGGCGTGAGCGAGCGCCCCCTCGGCCGTCCCCGCCGGGTCGTAGCCCCCCTCGAGAACCGAAACGAGGCGGCCGGAAGCGAAGGTGTCGGCCGCTGCGACGAGAGCCTTCGTCATCCGGGCGAACCCCTTCCCGGACAGCCTCATGCCGCCGAGGGGATCGGAGCGGTGGGCGTCGAAACCGGCGCTGACGAGAACGAGGTCGGGCCGAAAGCGCCTGAGCAGGGCGTCCAGAGACGCCTCAAACCCACCCGCGTACGCGTCGTCGCCGGCACCGGCGCCGACCGGGACGTTCGCCGTCAGGCCGAGCCCCGGGCCGGATCCCGTCTCGTCCCTGCTCCCGGTCCCCGGATAGAAGGGATACCGGTGAACCGAGAGGTACGCGACGCTGCCGTCCTCCCAGAACGTCTCCTGAGTCCCGTTTCCGTGGTGGACGTCGAAGTCGGCCACCAGGACCCTGTCGGCACCGTGGCGCCGCTGGGCGTCCCGCGCCGCCACGGCGACGGCGTTGAAGAAACAGAAGCCCATCGCCTCCGCCGCCCGGGCGTGATGTCCGGGCGGCCGCGTCACGACGAAGCCGCGCCGGGTCGCCCCCGTCATCACGTCGTCGACGGCTGCGAGCAGGAGCCCGACGGTCCGCTCGGAAACGTCGTACGTCGAGCGGGACATCGGGTTGTCCGGGGAATCGAACAGCGTGAAGGGCCGGCCGAGCTCTTCCGGGCCGCGAGAAGCAGCCTCGCGGACCCGCTCGACGTACGCGGGGTCGTGGACGAGCGACAGGGAGCTCCACGTTCGCTCGGGAGACGGGGGCCGCCGCATCCCGAACCCGCCGGTCTCGAGCGCCTTCACGACCGAGACGACCCGCTCTGGCCCCTCTGGATGAAACGCCCCGGTCCCGTGCCGCAGGACGAGCGGGTCGTGGTAGATGCGAAGCGGGTCCGTCACCGGTCTTCGTTATACGACGGGACCCCGGGAAACCCGTGCATTACCATTCGCCCGTGTCGAAGACCGCCGCGAACGCGCTCCGGATCGCCGTCTCCCTGGGGCTGGCGGCTCTTCTGCTCTGGCTCTTCTTCCGCAACCTCGATCTCGCGGAGCTGGCGAAGACTCTGTCGGCCGCCCACCCGGGCTGGCTGGCCCTCGCCCTGGCGATCACCTTGTTCAACTTCCCCTTCCGTTCGTGGCGGTGGACGCGGCTTCTCCACCACGTCCAGCACGTCCCCCAGCGCGAGGCCCTCTCGGCCACGTGCATCGGATTCGCGGCGTCCGTCCTCCTTCCGGCCAGGGCCGGAGAGATCGTCCGGCCGGCGGTCCTCTCCCGGCGGACCGGCCTTCCCTTTGCGCCCGCGCTCGCCTCGATCGCCGTGGAGCGTCTCATCGATCTCGTCGCGGTCGTCTTCCTGTTCGTCGTCTATGCCATCGGCGGCTGGGAGCCGGCCGACCTTCCGGCCGAAGCCCACGGTCGGCTCGAGCTCCTGCGCCGCTCCGCGTTTCTCCTCGGCACGGCAACCCTCGTCGTCTTCGCCGGTCTCGGCCTCCTCGCGGCCAGGCCGCACCTGGCCGACGGGTTCCTCGGTCCGCTCGAGCGTCGGCTCCCGGCCCGGATCGCGACCCGGGTCGTCGCGCTCCTGCGCTCGTTCCTGGGTGGACTCGCGTCGATCCGCACGGGCAGCGACGTGGCCGTCATGAGCTCCTCCACGCTCGTGATGTGGCTCCTGAACGTCCTCCAGTTCTACGCGGTGGCGCGAGCGTTCGAAGTGGTGCTGCCATTCCCGGTGTTCTTCTTCGTCCTGACGTGGGCCGTCCTCGGCCTCGCCGTCCCGACCCCCGGAGGTGTCGGCGGCTACCACGCGGCCGTCGCCTACTCCCTGGCGGGCTTCTACGCCGTGGCGGCCGCGCCCGCGGCCGCCACGGCGCTCGTGACGCACGCCATCGCCTTCGTTCCGGTCACGATCGCGGGCGTCGCGTTCCTCGCCGCCAGCGGTCTGACGTTCCGGCGGCTCGCCGCCGGGCCTGCCGGGACCGGCACGGGCGGGAGTAGTCTCTCCACGTGAAGTGCCCCTTCTGCGACGGCGTCGCCGACAAGGTGGTCGATTCCCGCGAGAGCCGGGAGGGTGAGGTCATTCGCAGGCGCCGCGAGTGCCTCGCCTGCCAGAGGCGCTTCACGTCCTACGAACGGGTCGAGGAGGCGCCGCTCGTCGTCGTGAAGAGCGACGGACGGCGCGAGGAGTTCGACCGCGCGAAGATCCTCAGGGGCCTCCGCAGGGCCTGCGAGAAGCGACCGGTGGAGCCGTCCCGTCTCGAGGCGCTCTGCGACGAGGTGGAAGGCCTCTTCCCGACCCGCGAGCCGCGCGAGCTGAAGACCGGGGAGATCGGGGCCCACCTCATGGACCGCCTCAGGGAGGTGGACCAGGTCGCCTTCGTGAGGTTCGCCTCCGTCTACAGGCGCTTCGAGGACGCGGGCGACTTCGTGGAGGAGGTCGAGACCCTGCTCTCGGACGCGCGCGACGCTTCACGGAGGAGCCGATGACGAAAGGACGCCCCCAGGTCCGGTGGGCTTTCAGCTCCGGAGCGGGTGACCCCGGGGCTCCTCCTCCCCACCTTCCCCCCGTCGACGTCGTCGAGCACGCTCACGGCTGGCGCCTCGTCTTCGAGATCCCGGGGACCGACCCCGCCAGCGTCCGCGTCGACGTCGCGGGGCGCGTCGTCGCCGTTCGCGGCGAGCGGCGACCGACCGAGCGCACGCACGGCACGTTCCTCTGCGTGGAGCGCGCCGCCGGCCCCTTCGAGCGCCTCGTGGAGCTGCCGGACGAGCTCGATCCCGACGGGGCCGCTGCCTCGTACGCAGACGGCCTCCTGACGCTCGAGATCCCCCGCCGCCCGGCGTCGCGGCATCGGACGATCCCGATCCGCCCGGCCCGGAGCGTCGAGAAGAAGTGAACGGGATGCCGGAGGAAACCGCGAACGCCGACGCCGTCCAGATCCCGGACCTTCTCCCGGTCCTCCCGCTGAAGGACGTCGTCCTCTTTCCCTACGTCATCGTCCCCCTGTCCGTCTCGCGGGAGAAGTCGATCGCCGCCGTCGACGCGGCCCTCGCCGAACAGCGGATCCTCCTCCTCCTCGCCCAGAAGGACCCCTCCGTCGAGGACCCCGGCCCGGCCGACCTCTACGAGACGGGGACGGCGGCCGCCGTGATGCGGATGCTCAAGCTCCCCGACGGCCGGATCCGCCTCCTCGTTCAGGGACTCTCGCGGGTCCGGGTCGACGGATACGTCCAGGAGAGCCCGTCGCTCCGGGCCAAGGCGGTGAGGATCCCCGAGCCCGAAGCCGCTCACTCCGCATCGGAAGAGGTCGAGGCGCTCCTGCGCGCCGTGAAGGAGGGCCTCGAGAAGGCCGTGGGCCTGGGCAAGACGATCTCGCCCGAGGTCATGCTCGTCGCCGCGGGCCTCGACGACCCCGCCCGCCTCGCCGACCTCGCCGCCTCGAACCTCGACCTGAAGCTCGACGAGGCGCAGAAGATCCTCGAGACCCTCCCTGGCGTCGAGAGGCTGAAGGCGGTCCTCGAGATCCTGCGGCGCGAGATCCGCGTCCTGACCGTCCAGCAGGAGATCTCGGGGATGGCGCGTGGCGAGATCGACAAGAGCCAGCGCGAGTACTTCCTCAGGCAGCAGCTGAAGGCGATCCAGCAGGAGCTCGGGGTCACCGACGACGTGGCCGAGGAGGTCGAGCAGTACCGCAAGAAGCTCGAAGGCAAGTCGCTCCCGGCCGAGGCGCAGGAAGAGGTCGACAAGCAGCTCAAGCGTCTCGAGCGCAGCAACCCCGACTCGGCCGAGACGGCGATGATCCGGACGTTCCTGGACTGGATCACCGGCCTTCCCTGGGGCGTCTCCTCGCAGGACAACCTCGAGCTCGCCCGCGCGCGGGCCATCCTCGACGAGGACCACTTCGGCCTCGAGAAGCCCAAGGAGCGGATCCTCGAGTTCCTCGCCGTGCGCAAGCTCGCGCCCGAGAGCAAGGGACCGATCCTCTGCTTCGTGGGTCCTCCCGGCGTTGGAAAGACGTCCCTCGGGAAGTCGATCGCACGCTCCCTGGACCGGAAGTTCATCCAGATGTCGCTCGGCGGCGTCCGCGACGAAGCCGAGATCCGCGGACACCGGCGGACGTACGTCGGAGCGCTCCCAGGCCGGATCGTCCAGGGGATCAACCAGGCCGCCACCTCGAACCCCGTCTTCATCCTCGACGAGGTCGACAAGATCGGCGCCGACTTCCGCGGTGACCCGTCGTCGGCCCTCCTCGAGGTCCTCGACCCCGAGCAGAACCGCACCTTCCGCGACCATTACCTCGGCGTCCCTTACGACCTCTCGAAGGTCCTCTTCATAACAACGGCGAACGTTCTCGACACGATCCAGCCGGCGTTCCTCGACCGGATGGAGGTCATCCGGCTCTCGGGGTACACGCTCGAGGAGAAGCTCGCGATCGCCAGGCGGCACCTGGTCCCGAAGCAGCTCAAGGAGAACGGCCTCACGGCGAAGGGGCTCGCGTTTCCCGAGGACGCCCTCCGGACCGTGATCGAGGAATACACCCGGGAGGCGGGCCTCCGGAACCTCGAGAGGGAGATCGGGAGCTGCTGCCGGAAGGTGGCCGTGAGGATCGCGTCGGGCGACGCCCGGGCGGTGAAGATGACGCCGGCCCTCGTGCGCGCGCTTCTGGGCGTCCCGAAGTTCCGCAGCGACGAGGCCCTCTCCCGCAACGAGGTCGGCGCGGCGACCGGCCTCGCCTGGACCGCGGTCGGCGGCGACGTCCTGATCGTCGAGGCCCGCGCCCTGAAGGGAAAGGGACGGCTGCAGCTCACGGGCCAGCTCGGCGACGTCATGAAGGAGTCGGCCCAGGCGGCGCTGACGCTGCTGCGGTCGCGGGCGAAGGAGCTGGGCCTCTCTTCGGGCTTCTTCGAAACCCACGACGTGCACGTCCACGTCCCGGAAGGCGCGATCCCGAAAGACGGCCCGTCCGCCGGCGTCACGATGCTCACGGCGATGGTCTCCGCGTTCACCGGGATGCCGGTGCGGCGCGACGTCGCGATGACGGGAGAGATCACGCTGCGGGGAGAGGTGCTCCCGATCGGCGGCCTCAAGGAAAAGGCGCTCGCCGCCCGCCGGGCCGGCATCTCGACGATCGTCCTCCCCTCCCGCAACGAACGGGACCTCGCCGACATCCCGGAAGACCTTCGCCGCGACCTGCGGTTCGTCTTCGTCGATCGCGCCGAACAGGTTCTCGAGGCGGCACTCGTGAAGCCCCGGAAGGTGCGGGCCTCCGCACCCGCCCGGAGAACCCTCCGCGGAGGAAACCGGCATGAGAACGCTCCCGTCCGAGAACGACCTCCTCCGCCGCTTCGAGAGCCTCTTCGCGACGCGCCGCCGGGACGTGAAGGTGGGCGTCGGCGACGACGCCGCCGTTCTCGCGGCGCCCGCATCCCTCGCCGTCTGCACGGACGCTCTCGTCGAGGGTGAGGACTTCACCTCCGGCACGGACCCGTATCTGGTCGGACGCAAGGCGCTGAACGTCAACCTGTCCGACCTGGCCGCGATGGGAGCGGCTCCGCTCCACGCGCTCCTGACGCTCGGTCTCCCGCGCCAGACCCCGGTGGCCTGGCTCGACGGATTCCTCGACGGGTTCCGGGCGGCCGCCCGCGAGCAGGCCGTCGCCATCGTCGGCGGAGACCTCTCGGCATCCCTCGAGCGTTTCGTCTCGGTCACCGCGCTCGGGCGCGTCCCCCCATCGGGGCCGTTGCGCCGGGCCGGCGGCAACCCGGGCGACGAGCTCTGGGTCTCCGGCACGCTGGGCGCCGCCGCCGCGGGCCTCTCGCTCGTCCTGCGCGGGTATCGCCGCGATCGCGAAGGAAAGGTGACCGCTCCGCGCGGGCGCCGGGTGTCGCCGGCGCGGCGCGACGAGATCGCGCGCCTCCTCCGGCACCTCCTCGACCCTCGCCCGATGGTCGACCTCGGCCGGATGCTCGCGGAAGGAGAGATCGCTTCGGCGGCCATCGACCTCTCCGACGGCCTCGCCCGGGACCTCCACCGCCTCTGCAGGGCGTCGGGGACCGGGGCCTCCGTCGAACGGGAAGTGCTTCCGGTCGACTCCGGCCTCGCGACGCTGCCCGGACTGCCGTCCGACCCTCTCGAGCTGGCACTGTACGGGGGCGAGGACTACGGCCTCCTCTTCGCGGTCCCGCCCCGGCGGGTCGGTGCGATGGCGAGGGTCGCGGCCCGCTTCGCGGTGCGACGGATCGGCCGCCTGGACGCCACGTCGAGAGTCCTCCTCGTGGCGGCCGGCCGCCCTTCCCCGCTGCCGGACCGGGGCTTCGACCACTTCGCCAGGAACGCCGGGTGACGTTTCGGGGCCCTGACCCGCACGGTCGCGACGATCCGGCCCGCGAGCCGGGGGAAACGAGACATCCGGCCGCGCCCCTGCCGTCCGGGACCGGCTGGTTCGGGCGATTCAAGTCACAGTTCCTCGAGATGCTCGGCCGGCACGACGAGCCGGAACGCGTCGCCGCGTCCTTCGCGATCGGGGTCGCCATCGCCTTCACGCCGCTCCTGGGCTTCCACTGGATCATCGCCGTCCTCGTCGCGATCCTCCTGAAGCTCAACAAGCTCGACGTCTTCCTCGGAACGCTCGTCGTCAATCCGCTGACCCTGGGTCCGGTCAGCGCGGTCGCCCTGCCGCTCGGCCGCCTCGTCGTCCGCGCGCGGCAGGAGGCCGTCACGATCATGCCGTGGGGCGACCTGCTGCGGCCCGCCTCGTGGGCGCAGGCCGCGCCCGCGATGAGGACGATCGGGCTCCAGTGGGCGATCGGCATGTTCACCCTGTCGATTTTCTTCGGGGCGCTGACGTACCTCGCCCTCGTGAGGATCCTGCGGAGCCGACGCGCCCGCGTAGCGCTGATCCCTCCCGACTTCGCGGACTGACGTCGCCGGCAGGCGCCGGACGCGAATCGCTTCGCGGTGTTCCCTTTGCCCCGTCGACCGACCGGGTGGCCCGATCACGAGGGCGCATCCCCGGCGAGCGGCCGCTTCAGGGGCCCCCGACGGAGGACGGCGCTTCCATTGCTCGAAACGCCTCGATCCGCTTCCTCAGAGCGAGGTTCCTGGCGGGACGGCCGAACGACCGCTCTATCCCGGACAGCGCCGTGAACGCGTTGCCTCGCGCCAGGGGTGCTCGGACGGCGAGCTCGAGGAGCCGCCCCGCGGGGTCCGGGTTGCGGGGGGCCGCGCGCGTGGCGCGGCCGAGCTCGGCGGCGGCGGCGACGACGTTTCCCCGGGCTTCGTAGCGCTCCGCGAGGAAGAATCGGGCCTCGAGCCAGCCGGGGGCGGCCGCAAGCACGCGGCGCACCTCGGACAGCGCCGCCCTCTCTCGCCCGAGGGCTGACAGGGTCCGTGCCAGGCCGAGGCGCGCGCGGACGTTCCCGTCGTCGGCCCCCAGAGCCTGCCGCCAGGCCGCGAGGGCGTCTTCGAACCGGCCGCGAACGTGGAGCAGTGCCGCGCGCTGAAAGAGGAGCGGCCCGGATTCCGGCTGGCGCCGAAGCCCATCGACGCAGGCCCGCTCCGCCTCCTCGAGCCGCCCCGACTCCTCTTCGGCCTTCGCGAGTCCCTGCCACCCGATCTCGTAGTCCGGCTTGATCGCGAGCGTCCTCTCGTACGCGGCGCGGGCGTCGTCCCACCGGCCCTCCTTGCGGGCCACGCGACCGAGAAGCGCGAAGGCGTCGTAGTAGCGCGGGAAGAGCCCGGCCGCTTTCTCGAGGCTCGCGCGAGCGGAGACCGTCTCGCCCCGGCCCCACGCCAGGTATGCGACGTTGTAGTGGGCGCGCGCCGAGCGGGGGACCTTCTCGACCATCTCTTCGAAGAGCCGTTCGTCGTTTCGAAAGACCTCGTTCCTCTCGACCGTGGCACCCGCGTAGGTCACGAGCACCACTCCGAGCACCGCTGCGCGGAAACCGTCCGAGATCGACGGGAACGCCGCGGCGAGCCCCGCCGCCGCCGCGAGAAGGCCCGCGGACGGAAGGTAGGCGAGTCGATCGGCAAAGATCGTCCCGATGGGAAAGAAGACGTTCGACGTCGGGAGGATCGTCCCGAGGAAGAACGCGATTCCGAGGGACACGAGAGGCTGCCGGCGAAGCGTCGCCAGGCCCAAAGCCGCGAGGCCGAGTACGAAGGCGAGACCGGCGCCCGCGCGCGGGTCGGAAAGGGACGCGACGAGGTCGAGGGCGTGGGCCGAGTGGTCCCCCGAGAGCCCGAGAGGGACGAACGTCTTCGCGACGTACCGCAGGAGGATCCAGAGGCCGTTCGCCGCCCGGATGAGGTGCGGCAATGGCGCGAGCGGGTTGTCGAGCTCGAAGAAGGCCTCCTTCTTCGAGACGAGCCCTCCCATCGCGAAGAGCCGGACGGCCGCGAACGCCGCCAGGGGAACCAGAAGGCCGCACGTCGCCAGGGCCTTCCTCCTGACCCGCGCGACGAGCGGCTCGCCCGCGTCGCGCCGCAGGAGCTCTCCGAGGACGAC is drawn from Holophagales bacterium and contains these coding sequences:
- a CDS encoding ATP-dependent DNA helicase — encoded protein: MPIRVDLASRTVTLSPGALLAPTARRIGDGRGDAMERRWIGQAVHRRVLSDALATIPGYAVEKAVRLTFPVDGFTAILEGRLDGRFEDEDGTTVVDEVKSVHFAEELPRLLGSPRLDRFARQLQWYLLAVSRTEGRPVRGRLVLADIETGDTSLVPVPLDQGEVEADLVERVRGALAAFFGELALAEAKAAEADDLVFPFGRFRPGQREMMAAVARAVRSGEQLLVEAPTGIGKTAAALLPMLVEALRQGRKLYVLTSKTTQQEIFRKTLEAIASSSARSVRLRAKERMCANGVVLCHEDHCAYARDYAAKLDASGLLDRLLAVTPHLEPDFIFEESRAEEVCPFEVSLELAERADVVLGDYNYAFDPVVALSGLRDPASLEGALLLVDEVHNLVDRGRAIWSPELSETEVRRLSEVIGTTNPRTAAAAQEAAAEVLALVHEAASALGPSSDPWNPATELVPLDLDRLDDVRLSMESLLVRHLADLRNGADRVPDDPVLGLYFLFAGFHDVARRAAPAGRLAEAFDLIASRGPGGARLSILCKDPSRLLAETFDAAFATVGMSATLSPPEFYRDLLGFDHDRTSVLLLPSPFPRENRVVVVAPHVDTTWKGRAAAMPEIARVVAEIADACPGNVLALFPSYRFVDDARALLPPLPGHRVLRPSDRSTELERNAVLDALREDKSRILLLAVSGGPFAEGVDYPGEMLHGVVVVSPALPQVRFEQERMRLYFEERYGRGFEYAYVIPGMTRVVQSAGRVIRSETDVGVIALVCRRFLQNPYRKFLPSHWYDESPAELACTAPREPVRAFFDRAFALPAAVSPAGAPPLLPGAGKGKGPARRRGRKVSEEN
- a CDS encoding histone deacetylase, coding for MTDPLRIYHDPLVLRHGTGAFHPEGPERVVSVVKALETGGFGMRRPPSPERTWSSLSLVHDPAYVERVREAASRGPEELGRPFTLFDSPDNPMSRSTYDVSERTVGLLLAAVDDVMTGATRRGFVVTRPPGHHARAAEAMGFCFFNAVAVAARDAQRRHGADRVLVADFDVHHGNGTQETFWEDGSVAYLSVHRYPFYPGTGSRDETGSGPGLGLTANVPVGAGAGDDAYAGGFEASLDALLRRFRPDLVLVSAGFDAHRSDPLGGMRLSGKGFARMTKALVAAADTFASGRLVSVLEGGYDPAGTAEGALAHARAAGESREPPH
- a CDS encoding flippase-like domain-containing protein, coding for MSKTAANALRIAVSLGLAALLLWLFFRNLDLAELAKTLSAAHPGWLALALAITLFNFPFRSWRWTRLLHHVQHVPQREALSATCIGFAASVLLPARAGEIVRPAVLSRRTGLPFAPALASIAVERLIDLVAVVFLFVVYAIGGWEPADLPAEAHGRLELLRRSAFLLGTATLVVFAGLGLLAARPHLADGFLGPLERRLPARIATRVVALLRSFLGGLASIRTGSDVAVMSSSTLVMWLLNVLQFYAVARAFEVVLPFPVFFFVLTWAVLGLAVPTPGGVGGYHAAVAYSLAGFYAVAAAPAAATALVTHAIAFVPVTIAGVAFLAASGLTFRRLAAGPAGTGTGGSSLST
- the nrdR gene encoding transcriptional repressor NrdR, translating into MKCPFCDGVADKVVDSRESREGEVIRRRRECLACQRRFTSYERVEEAPLVVVKSDGRREEFDRAKILRGLRRACEKRPVEPSRLEALCDEVEGLFPTREPRELKTGEIGAHLMDRLREVDQVAFVRFASVYRRFEDAGDFVEEVETLLSDARDASRRSR
- a CDS encoding Hsp20/alpha crystallin family protein, with product MTKGRPQVRWAFSSGAGDPGAPPPHLPPVDVVEHAHGWRLVFEIPGTDPASVRVDVAGRVVAVRGERRPTERTHGTFLCVERAAGPFERLVELPDELDPDGAAASYADGLLTLEIPRRPASRHRTIPIRPARSVEKK